The Vulpes vulpes isolate BD-2025 chromosome 1, VulVul3, whole genome shotgun sequence genome contains the following window.
TCAGGGTCCAGGTTGCGCATGAACTTGGGACCCCGAGGCAAGCCATGGGACCAGATGGACGACAAATAAGAAGGATGACCCCGGGGGGCGGCAGCTCCTTCCCTGGGGGTGGcactgggggaagggggaggggcttCCCACAGGCCAGACAGAATCACATCCCCACACCACTGTATCTAGAAGGATCTTTATGGTATGAAGCTCTGCTGAAGGCCCAGGGTTgtaggagggaaggggggagggagagaacagaAGTATGGAACAATGGGAACGACCTCTGTGCATCTGTTTTaaatcctcttccctccccccagccGTGCCTGGCCTAaccccatttctcccacccaggtccccacccagcctcctccctggggTCCAGGCTCCAGTCCCACCACTCTCCACCCACCTACCAGGGCAGCCTGAGATCTTCCTAAAGTACACACACTCAACCCTGTCCCTTCATTGCTCAAAATctttccatggctccccagtACCCTGAGGAGAAAATCCATGGGTGTCCTcacctcccaccacctccccacACATAAACCATCTGGTATCTTTGAACTTCAAATTCCTAGAAGACTTCATGTCCCTCTCCCCTCTAGATCTTTGCACAGGCTGGTCCCTCTGTTCAGAATACCTTTCCACCCCTCAGTCCCAACATGCATattccctcctccaggaagccttccctgaccaccctcaGCCTGGGTCAGTTGGCCCCTGAAAGGAGGAAGTGGGAAGGGAAGATCCTTCCTAGGTTGGAACTGAGCTGGGGTCCAGAGCCTGATGGTCACCTGCAGAATGGCCACTTCATTCCGGAGCTGGCTTTCCTGCTTGGTGGGGAAACGTAGCTTGTCAATGACCTTTACTGCCACGTCCCGGCCTGTCTTCCTGTGCTTTCCTGGGCAGAGGATAGGGGAGGTAGGGGATGAAGGGAGCAAGACCTTCCAGTTCTGGCAAGAGGcacacccccccaccaccaccaccacagagacacaggcatagttGAACAAATATGGGCAGAAGGCCATTAAGGTGGCTCTGAGGGGTCTCCAGGAGAGATGTAACAAGTATGGGGCCTTGGGAATAAAGGTGGAATGAAGAAGGTGGAAAACAGCTCTGAGAAGGGAAATCTATAACATGGTAAACTAGATTTATAACCAATTGGAATCTAGGAACTAGCTCTGTGGCCAATCAGAGTGCAGAATTCGTTCTCCTATTAATGGGTGAAAGTCCATTGGCTTTtcccagagagaaaagaagcGCCTGCAACCATCTGGCTGGAGGATCTAGCTTTCTAAGTCACCCAGAATAGGCATGTAGCCAATCAGATTGGAAGATCTGGAGCCCAGAAACCCCCAGGATCCCCTCTGGATTAGCTCAGAAGCATTCATACCTCCATAGACCACTCCAAACTGTCCGGAGCCCAACACCTCATCTGGGAAGATCTGGTAGACAGTGGCGATGTCCTGtatggcagggaggggagggtcaAGGGTGCAGATGGAGATGGGGTGTTGAGGAGACTAGGGAGGGTGGGAGGCTGTGTGGGAGGTAGAGGACATCCTTGGGACCATGGGTTGTGGGCAGGGTCTCACCACATTCTCTTGAATCTGGCTGTTGGACACGGAGATGCTCAGAGAAGCTTGTcctggagagaggggagaggtggaggtgaggggacCCCAGGCTCAGGATAATCTTCACCCTTAGCTCCAGAGGCAGCCTCTGAAGCCACACCACCCAGGTTCAAATCCAGGGGATCCAGTGCAGCTCCAGGCCGCTGACTTGTCCATTATGAATCTGTTTCCACATCTAAAGAATAAGGGTAATAAGAGGAGCTCCCTCATAGGGCCAGGGGAAAAGTAAATGAGATAGGCTGAGGGGGTTCAAGAAACGGTATCATGAATGATTTCACTGAGCATTGCACCCCAAGTAGTGCCGAGGGAAGCCATGctgatcccattttacagaggaggacacTGAAGCTCAATGGGAAAGTCCACACTGAGTCCAACATCTCCCCCTTGAACTTGCCACCCTACCACCCAACCAGAGGCAGAGTTCTGATCCTTCTGCCATTTGCACATCTGCCCCCTTGCCATCCTGGGTCtggcccctccccttcctccctggtcTCTCTTCCCCTGTTCTGCTCTTATTCACCATCCATGGGGAAGCACAAACCTGAGCCTGTCCTTCCTCTGCTCCAAACCTGCTGTGGCTCCCCAGCACCCTCAGGAGGAAGCCTAAGCCCCTTCAATGACCTCACAGGCATTGGTCCCTCATTTACCTCTTTGACTTCAACCCCCATCAAACAACATGTTGGGTCCTCCCGACACCCTGGCCTCCTTGCTGGGCCTCAGATACAGCAAGTCCCTTCCTATCTCctgcctttgcacttgctgttccctctgctatGAATGTGCTTCCCTAACTCTGGACTTAGTTAAATCATCCTCATCACaaagtctcagctcaaatgtcattcCTGGGCACACGTTCTGTAGTGTACACTTGTTGTTCATGCAGGATGATCTGATAAGTGTCTGTCACTCACACTAGATTATGAGCTCCAGAAGGCAGGAACCTGGGACTTTCTGATCATCTTCTACCTCTGCTTGAAATATTTCCCATTTGctttcccctctctccaccctcctcaGCTTCAAGGTCTCAGCACAGATGTTGCCATGTCCTGGAAGCCCTTCTGGATACCCAGGCTGGATCAGTTATCCCTTCTGAGCTCCCACAGTCCTCTGACTCCCCTGTCCCGCCCTGCCAACTCTGGGTCATCACTGTTGGAGACAGGTCAGTTTCCTTTACTGGACTGTGAGCCCTGTGAGGGCAGCTCCTAGGCTATCTTGGTCATTGCTATGTCTCCAGAACTCTCTAACACAGGATGAGCACAGAGAAGACACTCAGTAAATACCTGAATGAAACAGTCTGAGCTCACAATCCAGAGGAATTGTCACCACCTGGGACAAGACTCAGAAAAGGGAAGTGACATGCTCAAGGCTACACAGCAGGTCTGGGACTTAAtagagatttgaacccaggccagcTGAGTCCAGAAGCCACATTCTAAACGGTGCCAttccctgccttctccctggCTCTTCCCTTCCCTGGGACCCTCCCCACCACAACAAGCCCTCCCAGACCCATCCTCTCAGGGCCCAGGGTGGGGACTTACTGTGGGGTGTGTGGCCTGGTGTGCTGGGTGCGTCCTGGAGGATGACTGGCATCAGGGCCTGGCGGATGGCGGTTTCCCAGCCCCGGGCAGCCTCAGCTCCCTGCCCACTGGGCCCCCCTGGGGCCCCGCCAGGAGTCTCGCCCACAAAGTAGGTGACATTAGCAGTGACAATCTCAAAGCAGTGGGGGTTGGTGCCTGGTGGCACAAGGCTGAAGTTCTGGGCAGGCTCCACGGTGAGGATTTCTGACAGCGGAATTTCCTGGCAGGAAAAGAACCAGCACCAATGAGGATGCCAGGCAGACCCTGGGGCTTCCCACTTACTCAGAAGTGCATATAGAATCCAGTATCAGTGGGAAAGGGCCTGCTTTGCATAGAGTAGTCAGAAAAGGCCTCCTGGAAGAAAGTATGTGAAGCAAGAGATCAGAAAGGTAAAAAGAGGCCAGCTGGTGGAGGATGGTGGAAACAGCATGTGCCAAAGCCCTGAGGTGGGAAAGGCTTCTGTTCAACCTGTTCTCTTCCCATTACATGGATGGTGCCTAGCACACAGGAGGTATGCCAGGTTTGGTGAACATATAAGGTTAGGTCATGAGAGGGGACCACGGGCTTTGtctccagggccctggggagccatggaagtgttttttgttttttaaaaaaagatgttatttatttattcatgagagacacacagagagaggcagagacacaggcagaaggagaagcaggctccctacacagagcctgatgggggactcaatcccaggactccaggatcacaccttgggctgaaggcaggcaccaaaacactgagccaacccaggcatcccatggaagGGTTTAGAACAAGGCAGGGGGAGGTTTCTGGCTGTATGCAGAGGGTGGATGGGAAAGGATGGGACTGAGATAGGAGATCAGGAAGGAGGCTGAGGGGGCcagatggaggggaggggacagagagagaaggtgcaggGTAGGTACGtgcagagggaaagagcatgTTTTGAAAAGTTTTGGAAGAGAAAGCGGGGGTGGAGGAGTGTTGCATTAGGgggagaaaagaattttaaaaacgaaaaaatgaaacagggacagacagacacagctAATAAAAACAAGAGATAGAGACGTGGTGGGGATGGCATCTCAGTGTGGCCCAGCATACAGGAAAGATGAGaaggcaccccccacccccaaccccgtgGGAAGCCGCTCCAGAGCAGGTAACCCCGAGGCatccaagttttattttaagagCAACCGGAGGGTTCTGGCGGTTTTATCGCTCTTCTGGCTGCTATGTGGGACAAGAGTGTGGGGGCAGTGCAGAACCAAGGACCCAGGAGGAAACTGCCCAGCGCACAGCGCTACCAGGGCAGGTGGTGGGGAAGACTGAAAAATGACCCAATACTTCATTATAAAGTGAAAACGGGACAGGGAGCTCCGCACGTTATCTTCACGGAGGTTAACTTGGAATGAGGGCAGCAGCCCCACGGCGACGACTAGTCTATGAGGCCTTTTACAGGTGCCAGACTTGAGGTGCGGGCAGGTGAGGTAAGCTGCCCGGGTTCCCCAGCTGGGAAGTGGCGGAGCCAGGTGGGGCCATGTGGGCCTTTTTGCTGGTGACAGGCAAGCAGGGCAAGCAACTggaagaggagtgggaggaggCGGTCTGGGGGAGCCAGGGGCCGGAAGGCCCACCTTGTAGTATCTGTTGGTCGTGTTGTTCTGGAACAGCGTGATGCACTTGCAGTCCAGGCGCCAATAGTGCCGCTTCCTCTGTAGGGAAAGGTGCCCCAGGTGAGGTGGTCTGCCCTTGGCGCGCTTCGCAGAGCCAAACCCCGCCCCCAGACCTAGCCCCGCCCCCAGAAGGCTCCACCCTTCCGCCTCTTATCTCCCACCCCCTCTACCCTAGCTCCGCCCCGCAGTGGGCCTCGCCCGTTCCTAACTCCAGCCCCACCTCCATCTCGCCCCCTTCTCAAGTTGATCACGCCCCTCCCGCCTTAGCTCCGGCTCCACCCCACCTTGCCCCGTCCCATGACCTCTCTCCAACTTTAGGTCAGCCTCCACCAGGCTCCTCCGCCCCTatctcctgccccaccccatctCCTGCCTGCCCAGAACTGGCCCCGCCACTATaaaccctccccaccccaccctcccgaCTTGACCCTACCTGCCTGGCCCCACCCTATATCACACCCCTACTTAATTACCTCCAGTTATACCTCTAGCCCGGCCCAGCACCCGCTGATCCCATCCTCTATAACCTAACCTCAGGTCCTTCTCGCCCCTGCCCCTAACTCTAGCTTCCTAGTTGCTGGTCCCACTCCTCCCCTGACCCTGTCCTTAGTTCCGCCCCCTTAAGAGCCCACCCCTCTATTTGTAGCTCCGCCTCCAGCTCGGCCCCGCCCATCCAGCCTCCTCAGGCGGACCTTGCCCCGCCCCTAactctggccccgccccgcccactcACCAGCGTGTCCTTGTTGCTGTAATGAACCACCCAACCCTCGCGCAGGGTGGTGCTAGATTTCCGTGTCGTGTGTCGCACCGACTGCACCACCCTCATTAGGGGGATGTACCCCAAGGagctgagggggagggggaggggaagaggataGAGGTTACAAGTGGAAAATACGCATAAGCACATCTCTGTGCCGCAGGGCACATCTCTGGGCAGCGAGGAGTGGGGGTTTTTTGGCCACACTTCTGTGGTTTCCACATTTCCCATAATGGGGGAGGGGACTCTTGAGAGGGGCACATTACAAGACTGGATTGTGAAGTCAGGCAAATCACTTACCCTCTAtatacctcagtttctccacccaAAGGGGTAGCTGTGAGGAGTGAAATCTTTCTGAGGAGTTTACCACAATGCTCGGTACCCAGTGGTCCTCTGATAAGTGCTAATCTGTACTGAGCCCAGTGATTGTGCGGCCAGctgtgtgacactgggcaagTGACTCAACCTCTCTGCCTCATTGCCCTTATCTGGCCACATGCTATTATTACAGAGAGGAAATGAAGCCTGAGAGAGTCACAGACTTGCTCAACTCCAGAACCAGCCACCTCTTGATCCCTCCACTAAACCAGGACTCAGGTGGCCTTGGcacttctctttgcctctctgagATTTGGTTTCCTCATTGGTGAAATAGGCTGCCTTTCCCAATACCCCCACCCAAATCCATCAAGATCCAACTCTGACAGCTTCTTACTCCGTTACTAAACACTCCAGGAAAGACCTGGCAGAAAGGGAATGTGAACCTCCAGGCAGCTTGGGTCAGGTAACACCAGTAAGAAACTCTCTGACATCATCATGACCTGCATATTCATCTCCCCTCTGGCCTGGTCTCCCATACCCTTCCCCTTGCCCTCCTTGCTCCAGCCACACCAAACTCTGTGCTGTTCCTGGAACAAGCCTGGCCCTACCACAGGGCCTTTTCACTTGCTGTTCTTTTTGCTTGGTAGGCTCTTCCACTCACTATCTTTCACAtgtttcctttcctcccctccttcagatctcttcaaatgtcacctcctcagagaggtccCCTTTAATGACCCTAACTAAAATAGCATATCTTCATTCTCTGTCCActctcattgctttatttttatttattttgatagcaATTATCAATACCTGATGCTATGGATGCATCTGTTTACTACCTGTCTCCCCAACTAGAGTGTTTGCTTTATGAGGCCAGAGAGTTTCCCAACAGCTGTGTGGTTGGGGTCCTAGAACCCAGTAGGTGGTCATTAAGTGTCTACTGATGCACTGTGGAAGTGGCTCACCCTTCTCCCCACGTTTATGCCTCCCTCACCCTGTGAGGTGAAGTCTTAGCTCCCTTTCTCTTAGTAATTATTGGCTGAAGCCCCTGAGCCTCAATCTTCTAACCTAGGAATGGGGACAGCAATCCTTATGTTCCTTCTGAGAAGGATTTagttcaagaaaaaataattaggggtgcctgggtggctcagtggttgagcatctgcctttgggttgggtcgtgatcccggagtcctgggatcaggtcccacattggcctccccacagggatcccgcTTCTCTcgctgcttgtgtctctacctctctctgtgtgtctctcatgaataaataaataaatcttaaaaaaaatacttatacaTTGATGATGGTTTCAATGCAGAGGGTTTCAATTACCCTCATTTACATATGTATTACTGTATTAATACAATGTACTAATTGTGTATTAATATTAttctaaaacatatttaaaaagtaaaaacatttaaaagatgagagtaaaagtaaagagaaatgaagatgcaaacattttttccccataccCCGGGATGGATCCCCTCCCAACCTCCACACTTTGGGGATTCAAGAACAGAGTACCAGGGAggattctctttccatctcctcAGTGTTTACAACCCAGCAAGCACTTGATCCACATGATGTAATGGAATTCGAAAATTGCCTTGTGAGACAGGTGCCATTACTGCCCCaggaggaaaccgaggcacagggaGACGTGACCAGCAgtgtaagtggtagagctgggaccTAGCCTTGATGCTCTTAACCTTTAGCGCCCCGTGCTCCCAAAACCCTgctgccttcctgcctcctggaCACACAGGCATTCCACACCCATGCCTGAAACCAGGCTCTGTCCTAGGCACCTGGAGAATGGACCTGACCTGACATCTACCCACCAGCTCCTTGCCCCCAAGCACTTGAGCGTATGGGATAGTAGGACTGAATAAATATGAATCCCATTTATAATGTAAACACATATAATTAAGCCAATTATTTTTCAGAGCTTCTGTGCCAGAAGAAAGCCACTGACTGTCGGGTCCTTGGGGATGGTTTTCCCCTTCccctcatttaacagatgagaagactAAGGCATCTAAAGGGGAAGGGACTTGCTTAGACCATACAGGTCAATCTGAGGCTAAAATGGTTATAAGAAAGTGGGTAGTTTCCCTTCCTTTCTAAGATTTGAGTATACTGCGAGAAGAGCTAACACTATGgaatgcttactgtgtgccaggcactattttaggtatttcatttctattcattcACTTTGCTCTTACAACAATCCTTAAAGGTAGATCTTCCTgaatccccattttactgatgaagaaaacTGAGGGCCCAGAGAGATTAATCTCCTGCCTGAGGTGATATAGCAGTCCTGTTCTTACTCTCTGCACTGTCACTTTGCAACACAGACTTTCTGGAAGGGCCTGCCAGCAGCTGATCCCAGTGGCATCCTCAGAGAGAGGAGCTAAGCAGCTAGGAGACAGGGAAGTAGGAGGGTTTGACTAGCTACTAactttgtgtgtggggggggggggggagtgcaaAAAAGTGGTTTGATTAAAGCACgaggacaggggcacctgggtggctcagcagttgagtgtctgcctctgggtcacattgtgatcccggggtcctgggatcgagttctgcatcaaactccctgcagggagcctgcttctccctctgcctatgtctctgcctctctctttgtgtctctcaagaacaaataaatgaaaccttaacaacaacaacaacaataataaaatgcatGGTAACAGGACCCTTGGGTAGAAAGAGTTGTGACTATCTACCTCTTGAATGATTGTATTAGCAGTTCCCCCCAAAGAATTACAATATAAATTAACATCTGCTTCTATGAAAACTTTCTAGCCATGTGCATTTttcaggaaaaagggaaaattaaaaaacaaagtgtggGTGCCTGGGAGTTTTAGGTGGGGGGGCTGTCAACCCACTGTAGAGATAGGAAGGGTCTTCCCTGAAGGATGCCCTGGGTACCTCTCGGCCTTGCCTCCCtcgccttcctcctcctcactggCGTGGAGGGCATTTTCCGAGTGGGAGCCTGGGATGACCCCAGAGTCGTCAGATTCATCCATGAGGGAGCTCTTGTCAGCCTCGCTGAAATCGGTGGCCTCCTCCATCGGCACATCTAGGGGGACAGGGATGTTAGAGGGGCCTCTGCCCAGTCCCACCCCACGCCCCCCTTCCCACTCAGCCCACAGTCTCTCACCTCCATTGATGAGTGCTTCCCCTAAGCAGTCGTTAGGGACACGGGTGGCACAGCGCTTGTGACAGTTAAACTTGCAGTCTGGTATGAGGACAGGGAACAAGTGGACaggtgggaagggagagacagGTCACCTGTAAGGGTTGAACCTTGACTCCTAAACCCCAGGCCCAAAAGATTCTGCTTTTGCTGTTTGGGGCAGGAAACCTAGCTGAACCTTCTCTGGTTGTCCCTCTTTGAGTCTAGAATATTTGGGGCTGGGTAATTCTTTGTTGCAGGGGCTTTTCTGTGCATCATaggtgtttagcagcatccctgacctctacccactagagGCCAATAGCACATCCtcatatgattaaaaaaattttttttattctggatttCTAAGACTCCAGATTTCAATGTCCAAGTTTCTAGAACTTGACGTATCTATGATTTTAGACTGATAAGGCTCCTTGATGTCCAAGGTTTTAGGGTTTTCAATATCTAAACTCTAGAAATCAGTGACTCTATAGTTCTACAATTTCTGGACTAGAAATCAGTGACTCCAGAGTTCTACAACTTCTGGACTGTGAAGCCTCCAGAATCTGATGATTCCAAGGTTCTAGGATTCCATACACCCGAGATTCTATAATTTCATGTTCCTATTGTTCTTTAGCTCTGCACGTCTAAGATTCTAGAATTTGACAGTTTCAATGAATTCTAGAATTGGGTGAGATTCTAGAATTATAAGTTTTTATAGACCTAGATGTCTGGTTTTCTAGAAATTTGATAATCCAGAGTTCTGTGTCCTAGATTTATGGGACTCTAGGATCTCATTTAATGCTTCTGGGCTTTTATTATTCTCAAATCCCATGGTTCTAAAGTTCCAATATTCCAAGAATCTATAATTTGGTAGTTCTAGGATCTATGAGTCTGAAGTTCTGTGGTTCTTTTTGCTGAATCCTAGGATCCAGAATTCCTGAAGCCTAGGATTCCAGTTCTGTAGTTCTAGAATTCTCAAGTTCCGCAGTTGTAGAATGCCACAATAAGTGGCTTTAGATCTAAATGTCTAAGGTTCTAGGATTCTAAGTTTCAACTGACTGAGGTTCTAGGATTCCAGAATTCCAAAGTTTCTAAAACACCAGGATTCAGGGCACTCTTCTGAGGCTCTGTGCTCCTAAGGATCAGAatcctgggattcttttttttttttttttttttttaagattttatttttaagttatctccacacccaacatgaggctggaactcacaaccctgagatcaagagtcacaggcccCACCAACTGAACCAGACAGGTGACCCCATAGTACTGGGAGTCTTACATCCTGCCACCAGCCCAGGTGAGAGAGGTCCCAAGcttctaagtgtgtgtgtgtgtgtgtgtgtgtgtgtgtgtgtgtgtgtgtgtcaggacCTTCTGACCCCCTCCATCACCCCATGGGGGCCCCCGCTGACCTTTGCACTGCAGGCCCTGGCGAAAGAGGCCCTTGAGGAGTTTCTTGCAAGCCTGGCAGACGGTAGGCCGCGTGTAGCTGTGGATGAGGAATGTGTGCGGAACTTTCACCTTAGAGAGCAGCATCTTGTCCAACTCGATGGGGCGGCCCGTGTAGGAGGAAGTAgatgatgaagaggaggaggatggggggcgGCGAGGCAGGAGCTCCATGGTACTACGGCTCTGGGGTCAGCAAGATGGGAGGGGACACATTAGTGGGTGACCCCATGCCTGGGCCCTgttgcccgccccccaccccggcctgccCGATT
Protein-coding sequences here:
- the PRKD2 gene encoding serine/threonine-protein kinase D2 isoform X2 is translated as MLFGLVRQGLKCDGCGLNYHKRCAFSIPNNCSGARKRRLSSTSLASGHSVRLSTSESLPCMADELSRSTMELLPRRPPSSSSSSSTSSYTGRPIELDKMLLSKVKVPHTFLIHSYTRPTVCQACKKLLKGLFRQGLQCKDCKFNCHKRCATRVPNDCLGEALINGDVPMEEATDFSEADKSSLMDESDDSGVIPGSHSENALHASEEEEGEGGKAESSLGYIPLMRVVQSVRHTTRKSSTTLREGWVVHYSNKDTLRKRHYWRLDCKCITLFQNNTTNRYYKEIPLSEILTVEPAQNFSLVPPGTNPHCFEIVTANVTYFVGETPGGAPGGPSGQGAEAARGWETAIRQALMPVILQDAPSTPGHTPHRQASLSISVSNSQIQENVDIATVYQIFPDEVLGSGQFGVVYGGKHRKTGRDVAVKVIDKLRFPTKQESQLRNEVAILQSLRHPGIVNLDCMFETPEKVFVVMEKLHGDMLEMILSSEKGRLPERLTKFLITQILVALRHLHFKNIVHCDLKPENVLLASADPFPQVKLCDFGFARIIGEKSFRRSVVGTPAYLAPEVLLNQGYNRSLDMWSVGVIMYVSLSGTFPFNEDEDIKDQIQNAAFMYPACPWSRISSGAIDLINNLLQVKMRKRYSVDKSLSHPWLQEYQTWLDLRELEGKMGERYITHESDDARWEQFVAEHPLPGPGLPADGDFGGALPPQDHEMQGLAERISVL